A stretch of DNA from Maridesulfovibrio sp.:
AAAGGCCCAGAATTGTGATGACCGGGAGCAGGCCGTTACGCAGCGCATGTTTGAAAAGCACCTTGCGCATGGGCAGTCCCTTGGCCTTGGCAGTTGTGATGTAGTCCTGACGGAGCACTTCAAGCATGGAGGAGCGCATGAATCTGGACATCCCGGCCAGACTTCCGAAGGTGTAGATGAATATGGGCAGGGCCAGATGCCGGGCCAGATCCATAGCTTTGCCCCATGGGGAGAGCAGTTCGTAATCAAGCGAGGTCAGGCCGGATATGGGAAAGATCGGGTAATGGATTCCCAACCAGAGCATTAGGAGCAGGGCCAGCCAGAATCCGGGTACCGCAAAACCGATGAAAACCAGGACGGTCATCCCCCGGTCGAACCATCCGTCCTGTTTCCATGCCGAATACATGCCTATCGGTACGGCAATGAGCATGGTCAGTATCAGCGAAACGGCATTCATGCCGAAAGTCAGCGGAAGTCTTTCCTTTATGCGGTCCCATACCGGACGTCTGTCCCCGGACATGGAGAGGCCGAAGTCGAACCTTACCAGACGGGAGACCCAGTTCAGGTACTGCGTGTGCAGCGGTTTATCCAGACCATACAGCTTTTCTAGTTTCAGGCGCGTGTCCATTGTGGCGGCAGGGTTCATGGTGGTCTGCATATCGGTAGGTGAGCCCGGTGCCAGATGGATGACCCAGAAGCTTATGATTGTGATTCCGATAAAGACCGCTGAAACCCATGCGATTTTGGAAAAAATTTTCAGGGCGATGTCTAGCATGGAACCTCGTGAGCGGGAACTGGTTAATTTTTAATCCGGCTTAAGATAATCGAAGTTTCAGGACTAAGCAATAGTTGTGTTTTGTAAAAGTAAACTTATTTTGGGTTTGTTTAGTGCTGTGAACGCTTGCACATCCTGAACATGAAATGTATCTGTCTATGCTGCATGCAGGCCTTTGCCCACTGAATTTCAGGCGTCTCACAGCTTAACCACGAGTATTGATGATGAAAACATTCAAGACGATTTGTCCGTATGACTGTCCTACATCGTGCGGGCTTCTTGTTCAAACGGACGGGACACGCATAACAAAGGTGAAAGGCGACCCTGATGACCCGGTCTGCAAGGGGCTGATCTGCCGGAAAATGCAGCGTTATGAAAAATCCATCAATTCCCCGGACAGGATCACCACTCCCCTGAAACGAATTTCCGGGAAAGGTGAAGGAAATTTTACAAAAATTTCCTGGGACGAGGCTGTTGAAACCATTGTCGGACGTTGGAAGGCCGCCCTTCAAGAACATGGCCCGGATTCCATTCTGCCGTTCTATTATTCCGGTGTGATGAGCCTTATTCAGCGTTATTGCGGTGATGCCCTTTTCAACCGGATGGGAGCCTGCGATCTGGTTAAAACCCTTTGCGCTTCTGCCAAGGGAGCAGGGTACTCATCGGTTATGGGCGCGACCGGATGTCTTGATCCCCGGGAACTTGCGGACAGTGATTATTATGTTGTCTGGGGCAGCAACATGAAGGCCACGCGGCTGCAGAGCATGGCTGATCTGGTCAATGGTCGCAAGCATGGCCGGAAGGTTGTGCTGATTGAGTCTTTTGCCGGTGACATGGCTCCCTATTGCGACAGGGTCTTGTTGATCCGCCCCGGAACGGATGGAGCTCTGGCACTGGCCATGATGAATGTTCTGGTCGGGGCAGGGCTGGAAGATTCCGCTTTTCTCCGGAGCGAGACTGTCGGGTATGAGGAATTTCTGGTTACTCTGGATAGATACACCCCGGAATGGGCCGAGACTGTAACCGGAATTCCGGCCGGAGATATTCGCGAACTTGCTTTGGAATACGGAGCGGCTTCGGCGCCGGCAATCATTCTGGGCAGCGGCAACTCCCGATATGGCAACGGCGGCATGACCGTGCGGCTTATTACCGTCCTGTCCTGTTTTACCGGTGCTTGGAAACGTCCCGGCGGCGGGTTTTGCGGCTGCAACCCCGGAGGAGGGCCTTATGTGGACACAGATCTTATCACCCGCCCGGACCTGCGCAGCAACAATGCGCGAAAGGTCAATATCAACCAGCTTGCAGCGGCTCTGAAAGGTGGGGACGGGCAGGTGCCCATTTCGTGTCTGCATGTGTACGGCAGCAATCCGATGGGCTCTGTCTCCAACCAGTCCGGAATCCGCAGCGGATTGCTTAATCCCGATCTTTTCACCGTTGTTCATGAGCGTTTCATGACCGATACCGCACGCTACGCGGACATAATTCTTCCGGCAACTTTTTCGGTGGAGCATTCGGATTGTTACAGTGCTTACGGGTACTGCTCGTTCGGCGTGGCCCGCAAGGTGGTTTCGGCTCCGGGAGAGTGCAGAAGCAACTGGGATATTTTCAGTCTTCTGGCTAGCGGGATGGGCTACACCGACAGTCATTTCCAACGGTCCGAAGATGATCTGCTTGATGAATTGCTTGCCCGCCCGATGCAGGGCTTGCAGGGAATCTCCGCTGATCAGTGGGAAACGCTGAAAACCGGCGGGGTGATCTCCATTCCTTTTTCCGATCACACAGACTGGCGGACGCCGTCCGGGAAGGTGCAGATTGTAGATAACAGCCTTTCCGATCCGTTGCCCTGCTATACGGAATGTCACGGAGGAGCCTATCCGCTACGGCTTATTGCCGCACCAAGCTGCGAGACTCTCAACTCCATTTTCCTTGAGCGGGACGAAATGGTTGATAGGCGCGGAGAAATGGTGCTGGTAATGCATCCGAAGGATGCCGCGGCCCGTTCAATTGCGGACGGAGACTCTGTCCTTGCATACAACGATCTTGGCGAGGTGGCTTTTGCGGTCCGGCTGTCTCCTTTGGTGGCCGGAGGAACTGTTGCCGTTGCGGGCATATTCAAATCCGAGCAGTCGGCAAACGGAAATCTGGTCAATACTCTTATGCGCGAGCGTCTTTCCGACATAGGGGAGGCTACGACGCTGAACGATAATACCGTGGATGTCCGTAAGGGGTGAGCCCGGAAAAGTCTTACCGGATCATCGGCAGGTATTCCTTTAAAGATTTGTTGACCGATCTTTTTTAAATTATTCGTAAAAAGAATGTTGACAGCTGCCTCAGGATTCTTTAAACACTTCTTCACCACTTACGTGGGGCTGTAGCTCAGTTGGGAGAGCGCTTGAATGGCATTCAAGAGGCCAAGAGTTCAATTCTCTTCAGCTCCACCATCCGAAATTATAAGGACTTACGATGAAAATCGTAAGTCCTTTTTTAATGCCCTTTCTTTGAGGTAGAGCCGGTAGAGCCCTATATTTCCGCAATGACTCTGCAGGGTAGTCCCGTTGCGTCTGCAAGTCGCGTGGGGTAGCAATTGACGGTGAATGTGCTGTACTCCGATTCGATTGGAAGGTTTTCAAGCGAATAGACGTTTTCTACTACGAATGTTCCGGCTTCAGCACAAATAGTGTCTGCTTTATGGTGCTCTTTCTGCTGGCGGATGCCTGCGAAATCAATTCCGATCATGGCAACTTTTTTGCTTATCAAGTTGTCAATCAGGTCCCAGGATAATTGGATGGGATCTGCCATGTATTCGTCTGATCCGTAGGAAAGCGAGGACAGGCAGCCACTGTGGAGAAAGACAAAATCATTTTCCGCGATGCAGTCTAGATTGATGTCGGTCGTTTCGATGTCCCGCCCGGCAATTTTTTGGACATCAAAGACTCGGCCCGAAAGTGTGAAGTAGTCTTCCGGGAACGGTTTCCCCATCAAATCAAGATGGGTACCGATGTGCCCGAACAGATCTATTTTTTGGATGTGAGTGTGTTTTGCGGCTAGCTTTTCCATACGTTCAAATAGTTCGTTAGTCAGAGGAAAAGACAGGTCAAAGCGTTGCATTAGGTTTTCCTTTTTAGTTTAAAGTTGAGGGTCTACACCAAAGAAAGGGGCACAAGCCCGAATGATCAAATTTCCAACCGTTGATTTTCTTCTCGACTACCCGCACAAAACCCGTACACGCAGCCGATAGTTTTCGAAATTTCTAAATCCGTATGCCCGCCTCTGGATAAGTTTCATCTTCCGATGAAATCCTTCGGTTGTTCCGTTGCTTTTACCGTAACGAAACATCCGGGCCACTTCCTCTTTCCAGCTATTCAGAGTTCTGCCCAGCGTTCGAAGCGGAGCAAAAGGACTCTGCTGAAGTTGCTTGATTTTATCAAGCAGTTCGAAAATGTATTTTTTGCAGCTACGGCCATTTTGTGCCCTAACTCTGAGCAGATCGTTCAGTTCATGGCAGAAGTGGTAAAGACTTTCGATTGCCGGTTGCGCCTCAAAATATTTAGATAAAAGCTCTTTCCTTTTGTCTGACAAACGGTCCTGCCGACACAGCATGGCCCGCAAAATTCCACCCCGACCATACGAAATATTTTCTTCATCGATCAGCTTGCAGGTCTTGCTGAAATGCTGGTTCACCAGCCGAATTACGTGAAAGCGATCCGAAACAATCCGGGCGTTCGGAAACCAGGTTTTGACCATATGCCTATAAGCAGAATTCATATCTATACAAACTACTTTTACCTTACTCCGCCCTTTAAGAGTCCTGAGAAAGGGAAGTAATTCAGCGGCACTGCGGCCCATGGCTATGTCAAAAATTTTATTGTTTGCAAGGTCGCAAAACGTGGTTGCAAACCCCACTTTGCGTGTGAAACGATGCTCATCAATTCCGAGATACCGAGGACACTTCCAGTTGCTGCGCTGTCGGACTTTTAGATTGATGACCTGATGATAAAATCGCTCCACGCTGGAAACTCCGATTCCGTTTTCACTGGCAATGGTCTTGTTACATGATCCGTTGTTGTACTGCCGAAAAACTTCGCGCTTTAAAATTTCGGTAGAGCGGCTCCACTTCTTAATCCCGTCCATACGGGTGTTGAAATATCGACCACAATCCTTGCAGTGATACTTGTGGCACTTTACCCGCAAAATCGATGCGCGCCCGTTATGCGGAATGCTCTTGATAAATCGCCTGAACGTATCCTTGATCCGAAATGAAGAACTTCGGCACCGAGGACAAATTGGCTTGCCTGTCCACTCTACCTCAAGAATTATCGGAAAATACGACACCACATTTTTGATTGCAAAATCGGGCAGGCCGATTAAGATTCGATCCATAAATTGATCTCCTTTCTTTGGTCGGAAATTTGATCAATTTATAGGGCATATCGAGTCGGTTCGGTATGCCTTTCTTTTTATCGGATTAAGTCATCGCCCCTTTCTTTGAGGTAGAGCCAAAGTTGAGCTTCTGGTTTTTGTTGACTTGGAAACTATTTTGATTTAGTTTCCAAGTCAACAAAAAAATCAGGTATACAAAAAATGATGACCATAGGATTGAGTCAATCAATAGAAGAGAGTGTGTGCTGTGGGGAAAGAGAATAAAAACGGTGAATTAGTGGTTAATGACCTTGCGCTGCTCATGCACCGGTTTGAGGAGGCGAATATCCAAATGGGGAAGGTGCTACAGCACTGTGCGGAGCAGGAAGCAGGCATGTCCAACCTTTCGCTGTCTGAAATCCATTTTCTTGCGGCAGTTGCTGAGGCTGAGCCGATAAACGGTACCGCCTTAACCAAGGCGCTTGGCCTGACGAAGGGCGGAGTATCAAAAATGGCCAGTCGGCTTTTGCAAAAGGGAATGATCAAGTCTGAAAAGGATAGTGCGAATAAGAAGAACCAATACTATGTGTTAACACGTGATGGTGTAACTGTTTGCAATATTCACAAAAG
This window harbors:
- a CDS encoding ISL3 family transposase, whose translation is MDRILIGLPDFAIKNVVSYFPIILEVEWTGKPICPRCRSSSFRIKDTFRRFIKSIPHNGRASILRVKCHKYHCKDCGRYFNTRMDGIKKWSRSTEILKREVFRQYNNGSCNKTIASENGIGVSSVERFYHQVINLKVRQRSNWKCPRYLGIDEHRFTRKVGFATTFCDLANNKIFDIAMGRSAAELLPFLRTLKGRSKVKVVCIDMNSAYRHMVKTWFPNARIVSDRFHVIRLVNQHFSKTCKLIDEENISYGRGGILRAMLCRQDRLSDKRKELLSKYFEAQPAIESLYHFCHELNDLLRVRAQNGRSCKKYIFELLDKIKQLQQSPFAPLRTLGRTLNSWKEEVARMFRYGKSNGTTEGFHRKMKLIQRRAYGFRNFENYRLRVRVLCG
- a CDS encoding MarR family transcriptional regulator codes for the protein MGKENKNGELVVNDLALLMHRFEEANIQMGKVLQHCAEQEAGMSNLSLSEIHFLAAVAEAEPINGTALTKALGLTKGGVSKMASRLLQKGMIKSEKDSANKKNQYYVLTRDGVTVCNIHKRLHDSAKGCIIHSIEKYDENELELFRTILHSISNAIDESSEDVLPNIS
- a CDS encoding molybdopterin-dependent oxidoreductase, yielding MMKTFKTICPYDCPTSCGLLVQTDGTRITKVKGDPDDPVCKGLICRKMQRYEKSINSPDRITTPLKRISGKGEGNFTKISWDEAVETIVGRWKAALQEHGPDSILPFYYSGVMSLIQRYCGDALFNRMGACDLVKTLCASAKGAGYSSVMGATGCLDPRELADSDYYVVWGSNMKATRLQSMADLVNGRKHGRKVVLIESFAGDMAPYCDRVLLIRPGTDGALALAMMNVLVGAGLEDSAFLRSETVGYEEFLVTLDRYTPEWAETVTGIPAGDIRELALEYGAASAPAIILGSGNSRYGNGGMTVRLITVLSCFTGAWKRPGGGFCGCNPGGGPYVDTDLITRPDLRSNNARKVNINQLAAALKGGDGQVPISCLHVYGSNPMGSVSNQSGIRSGLLNPDLFTVVHERFMTDTARYADIILPATFSVEHSDCYSAYGYCSFGVARKVVSAPGECRSNWDIFSLLASGMGYTDSHFQRSEDDLLDELLARPMQGLQGISADQWETLKTGGVISIPFSDHTDWRTPSGKVQIVDNSLSDPLPCYTECHGGAYPLRLIAAPSCETLNSIFLERDEMVDRRGEMVLVMHPKDAAARSIADGDSVLAYNDLGEVAFAVRLSPLVAGGTVAVAGIFKSEQSANGNLVNTLMRERLSDIGEATTLNDNTVDVRKG
- a CDS encoding ABC transporter permease, which encodes MLDIALKIFSKIAWVSAVFIGITIISFWVIHLAPGSPTDMQTTMNPAATMDTRLKLEKLYGLDKPLHTQYLNWVSRLVRFDFGLSMSGDRRPVWDRIKERLPLTFGMNAVSLILTMLIAVPIGMYSAWKQDGWFDRGMTVLVFIGFAVPGFWLALLLMLWLGIHYPIFPISGLTSLDYELLSPWGKAMDLARHLALPIFIYTFGSLAGMSRFMRSSMLEVLRQDYITTAKAKGLPMRKVLFKHALRNGLLPVITILGLSIPGLIGGSVIIESIFSLPGLGQLFYGAVMSRDYSLIMGSLVLGALLTLAGNLLADAAYGLADPRIRAGGEN
- a CDS encoding cyclase family protein, coding for MQRFDLSFPLTNELFERMEKLAAKHTHIQKIDLFGHIGTHLDLMGKPFPEDYFTLSGRVFDVQKIAGRDIETTDINLDCIAENDFVFLHSGCLSSLSYGSDEYMADPIQLSWDLIDNLISKKVAMIGIDFAGIRQQKEHHKADTICAEAGTFVVENVYSLENLPIESEYSTFTVNCYPTRLADATGLPCRVIAEI